One Microbacterium keratanolyticum DNA window includes the following coding sequences:
- a CDS encoding WXG100 family type VII secretion target, with product MTVFTVDTDAVIATTNSVRGTSDRMQAESTAMMAQLTQLQSSWTGTAANAFQACVEEWRGAQAHLEQALASISVAMANAATQYADADQYSAGLFR from the coding sequence ATGACCGTCTTCACCGTCGACACCGATGCCGTCATCGCCACTACCAACTCGGTGCGAGGCACCTCCGACCGGATGCAGGCCGAATCCACCGCCATGATGGCGCAGCTCACACAGTTGCAGAGCTCCTGGACCGGAACCGCCGCCAACGCCTTCCAGGCGTGCGTCGAGGAGTGGCGGGGCGCCCAGGCGCACCTGGAGCAGGCGCTCGCGTCGATCAGCGTGGCGATGGCGAACGCGGCCACGCAGTACGCGGATGCCGATCAGTACTCAGCGGGACTCTTCCGCTGA
- a CDS encoding sensor histidine kinase, with product MSSQPDAVTRWWRRISLRAKVTGVTVAVLALGLIVTGIGTVPILRSSLINNVETQVASIAAGDRAERFFTIEGDGAGGLTATASPNAPRFADDFVAIYDAQGVLRATAGGPAGAELPIFPTTYTLAQASVDAERGKIHVLEGTDGTEFRAAVAVRETLGSNVTYTQMSAMSLTEVDHIIGTYFGVFTTIALITILVAALLTRGLVTLTFRRLGQVESTAMSIAAGDFSQRLTDLEPTTEVGRLNAAINTMLDRLDRSIAQRERTVQHMRRFIGDASHELRTPLVSVRGYAELYRMGAIRGEEDTARAMERIEKEAVRMGVLVEDLLALARLDEQRPLTIAPLDLRPLANDAALDVRAASPGRTVTVIDTTADTAPLPPSDPVLSPERPVGPVPPRTRPGNALGRLLRRPRETPAVPTIDFSEAEVVPVLTPPIILGEENKVRQVIANLLGNARRFSPEESPIEIVLGADRRAGIGWVSVVDHGEGIPEQIREQIFQRFWRADNSRARETGGSGLGLAIVASIVHALNGSVQVDETPGGGATFRVSFPLAPLATASHLYEDTQPLAPLIR from the coding sequence ATGTCCTCCCAGCCCGATGCCGTCACCCGCTGGTGGCGGCGCATCAGCCTCCGTGCGAAGGTCACCGGTGTGACGGTCGCTGTTCTCGCCCTCGGGTTGATCGTCACGGGAATCGGCACCGTGCCGATCCTGCGCTCCTCTTTGATCAACAACGTGGAGACGCAGGTCGCGTCGATCGCGGCCGGTGATCGCGCGGAACGCTTCTTCACGATCGAGGGTGACGGCGCTGGTGGTCTCACCGCGACGGCGTCGCCGAACGCTCCGCGGTTCGCCGACGACTTCGTCGCCATCTACGACGCGCAGGGCGTGCTCCGGGCGACCGCCGGCGGACCCGCGGGCGCCGAGCTACCGATCTTCCCGACGACGTACACGCTCGCGCAGGCGAGCGTCGATGCGGAACGCGGCAAGATCCATGTGCTCGAGGGCACGGACGGCACCGAGTTCCGCGCGGCAGTGGCGGTTCGGGAGACGCTGGGATCCAACGTCACGTACACCCAGATGTCGGCGATGTCCTTGACCGAGGTCGACCACATCATCGGCACCTACTTCGGGGTGTTCACGACGATCGCGCTCATCACGATCCTTGTAGCCGCTCTGCTCACGCGCGGGCTCGTCACGCTCACGTTCCGCCGTCTGGGTCAGGTCGAATCCACCGCGATGTCGATCGCAGCGGGCGACTTCAGCCAGCGCCTGACCGACCTTGAACCCACCACAGAGGTGGGGCGTCTCAACGCCGCGATCAACACGATGCTCGACAGGCTGGATCGCTCGATCGCGCAACGCGAGCGGACCGTGCAGCACATGCGTCGATTCATCGGTGACGCCAGCCACGAACTGCGCACTCCGCTCGTCAGCGTGCGCGGCTATGCAGAGCTGTACCGGATGGGCGCGATTCGCGGCGAGGAGGACACGGCCCGAGCGATGGAGCGCATCGAGAAGGAGGCCGTGCGAATGGGTGTCCTCGTCGAAGATCTTCTCGCTCTCGCGCGTCTCGACGAACAGCGTCCCCTCACGATCGCTCCGCTCGATCTGCGGCCGCTGGCCAATGATGCCGCACTCGATGTCCGGGCGGCCTCACCCGGACGCACCGTGACGGTGATCGACACGACAGCCGACACGGCACCTCTCCCGCCCTCGGACCCCGTGCTGAGCCCGGAGCGGCCCGTCGGCCCGGTCCCGCCGCGCACGCGCCCCGGCAATGCGCTCGGCCGTCTCCTGCGTCGCCCTCGTGAGACTCCCGCGGTTCCGACGATCGACTTCTCGGAGGCGGAGGTCGTACCGGTGCTGACACCGCCGATCATCCTCGGCGAGGAGAACAAGGTGCGTCAGGTGATCGCGAACCTGCTCGGCAATGCCCGCCGGTTCTCCCCCGAGGAGTCGCCGATCGAGATCGTACTCGGCGCGGACCGCCGTGCCGGCATCGGCTGGGTCTCGGTCGTCGACCACGGCGAGGGCATCCCCGAGCAGATCCGTGAGCAGATCTTCCAGCGCTTCTGGCGGGCGGACAACTCGCGAGCCCGTGAGACGGGCGGCTCCGGTCTGGGCCTGGCGATCGTCGCATCGATCGTGCACGCCCTGAACGGCTCCGTGCAGGTCGATGAGACCCCCGGCGGAGGTGCGACCTTCCGGGTCTCGTTCCCGCTCGCACCGCTCGCGACGGCGAGCCATCTCTACGAGGACACCCAGCCGCTGGCCCCGCTCATCCGCTGA
- a CDS encoding response regulator transcription factor, with protein MTEARILVVDDEPNIRDLLSTGLSFAGFTVKTVGNGAATISAVLEEEPDLIILDVMLPDMNGFSVTKRLRGAGFTAPILFLTAKDDTEDKIEGLNAGGDDYVTKPFSLDEIVARAQAILRRTMQADEESMIRAGELSMDQDTHDVQVGSTSIELSPTEFKLLRYLMLNPNRVLSKAQILDHVWEYDFNGDAGIVESYISYLRRKIDPHTEEPVIQTKRGFGYMLKVGKSA; from the coding sequence ATGACTGAAGCGCGCATCCTGGTCGTCGACGACGAGCCCAACATCCGCGACCTGCTCTCCACGGGCCTGAGCTTTGCCGGATTCACGGTGAAGACGGTCGGCAACGGCGCGGCCACGATCTCGGCCGTTCTCGAAGAAGAACCCGACCTCATCATCCTCGATGTCATGCTGCCCGACATGAACGGCTTCAGCGTGACCAAGCGTCTCCGCGGCGCGGGCTTCACCGCCCCCATCCTGTTCCTCACCGCGAAGGACGACACAGAAGACAAGATCGAGGGTCTCAACGCCGGCGGCGACGACTACGTCACCAAGCCGTTCAGCCTCGATGAGATCGTCGCCCGCGCGCAGGCGATTCTTCGTCGCACGATGCAGGCCGACGAAGAGTCGATGATCCGCGCCGGTGAGCTCTCCATGGATCAGGACACGCACGACGTGCAGGTCGGGTCGACGTCGATCGAACTGAGCCCGACCGAGTTCAAGCTGCTGCGCTACCTGATGCTGAACCCCAATCGGGTGCTTTCGAAGGCGCAGATCCTCGACCACGTCTGGGAGTACGACTTCAACGGTGACGCCGGCATCGTCGAGAGCTACATCTCCTACCTCCGTCGCAAGATCGACCCGCACACGGAAGAGCCGGTCATCCAGACCAAGCGCGGCTTCGGCTACATGCTCAAGGTGGGCAAGTCAGCCTGA